One Elgaria multicarinata webbii isolate HBS135686 ecotype San Diego chromosome 6, rElgMul1.1.pri, whole genome shotgun sequence DNA segment encodes these proteins:
- the FAM174A gene encoding membrane protein FAM174A: MRWAPPPPFPLSLLPGLLLVAALCGGGGGAAAHPEPGPTTPSHIDVPAATTGSPDGGEAARSSNASSNSFAAGPVPSEASQPRTQRALSVLVLASAALIVYFVIRTVRLRRRNRKTRRYGVLDTNIENTELTPLEQEDDDDDTTLFDANHPRR, from the exons ATGCGgtgggcgccgccgccgcctttccCGCTGTCGCTCTTACCTGGGCTGCTTCTGGTGGCCGCGCTGtgcggagggggaggaggagccgCTGCCCACCCGGAGCCCGGCCCTACGACGCCTTCACACATCGACGTGCCCGCGGCCACCACCGGGTCTCCCGACGGCGGCGAGGCGGCGCGGAGCAGCAATGCGAGTAGCAACAGCTTCGCCGCCGGGCCTGTCCCGTCTGAGGCCTCCCAGCCCAGGACCCAGCGCGCCCTCTCGGTGCTCGTCCTGGCCAGCGCCGCCCTCATCGTCTACTTCGTCATCCGGACCGTGCG ATTAAGACGAAGAAACAGAAAGACGCGGAGGTATGGAGTTCTAGACACAAACATAGAAAATACAGAGCTGACACCATTAGAGcaagaggatgatgatgatgataccacaCTGTTTGATGCAAATCATCCTCGAAG